In Schistocerca serialis cubense isolate TAMUIC-IGC-003099 chromosome 3, iqSchSeri2.2, whole genome shotgun sequence, the following proteins share a genomic window:
- the LOC126470677 gene encoding piggyBac transposable element-derived protein 2-like, translating into MLGCIEKPENRCVYFDNFFTGRDLLIHLRNLGFRATGTVRENRVDDCPLPSSNELKKTVRRKYDYQFDRNGEVLFVRWHDNRCVTIGTNFDNVEPLGAATRYSRQASKKTQVHQPAVLKSYNAYMGGVDHHDWLVGKYATVIRGKKWCWVLFTRILEMALINAWLFYRLIHGKNALDLQRAVTVTYLK; encoded by the coding sequence atgctgggctgcattgaaaaacccgagaatcgttgtgtgtactttgacaatttcttcactggtagagatcttctgattcatctgagaaatttgggttttcgaGCAACTGGGACTGTTAGAGAGAATCGAGTTGATGACTGTCCACTACCGAGCAGCAAtgaactgaaaaagacagttcgaCGAAAATATGACTACcagttcgacaggaatggtgaagtcttatttgttcgatggcacgacaacagatgcgttacaattggtacaaattttgacaatgttgaacctttgggagcagctacgCGGTACAGCAGACAGgcaagtaagaagacacaagtgcaccaacctgccgttttgaagtcgtataacgcgtacatgggaggtgttgaccatcatgactggttagttggaaaatatgcgaCGGTAATTAGAGGGAAAAAATGGTGCTGGGTCCTATTTACACGTATACTGGAAATGGCCCTCATAAATGCCTGGCTCTTCTACAGACTAAtacatgggaaaaatgcactggatttacaacgtgctgttacagttacatacctgaaataG